From Candidatus Cloacimonadota bacterium, a single genomic window includes:
- a CDS encoding RNA polymerase sigma factor RpoD/SigA, with translation MVENPADNQGLQNYLADIANIDPLSREEEKILLIKAQKGDKMAMEKLIRSNLKFVVKIASKFQNRGLPLSELISEGNLGLIKAINKFDTTRETKLITYAVWWIRQTIQYALYEKNRLIRIPSKRITTINKISKIQKNHKAKKGENASLEEIAEQLGIDEERTEKILNERARVISLDSIYGDNDALDRLDVSSKDTQSFYSQNIDPKRIYYRKKMQDKINHKMETLSPRDARIIKDFFGFGDTDKGKNFAEIAREIGLSRERVRQIFKQIIEEMREETVDEVDIDYLLDL, from the coding sequence ATGGTTGAGAATCCAGCTGATAATCAAGGACTGCAAAATTATCTTGCAGACATTGCAAATATAGACCCTTTATCACGTGAGGAAGAAAAAATTCTTCTAATCAAAGCCCAGAAAGGGGATAAAATGGCAATGGAAAAACTTATCCGCAGCAATTTGAAATTTGTGGTCAAAATCGCCAGTAAATTTCAAAATAGAGGGCTTCCGCTTTCTGAACTTATCAGTGAAGGAAATCTCGGTTTGATAAAGGCTATCAATAAATTTGATACAACTCGCGAAACAAAGTTGATTACTTATGCGGTTTGGTGGATTAGACAAACCATTCAATATGCTTTATATGAAAAAAACAGGTTGATCAGAATTCCTTCAAAAAGAATTACTACTATCAACAAAATAAGCAAGATTCAGAAAAACCATAAAGCAAAAAAAGGCGAAAATGCTTCTCTTGAAGAAATCGCAGAACAATTAGGTATTGATGAAGAACGCACGGAAAAAATCTTGAATGAAAGAGCGAGAGTCATTTCTTTAGACAGTATTTATGGCGATAATGACGCTCTCGATAGGCTTGATGTGAGCAGTAAGGATACTCAAAGCTTTTATAGCCAGAACATTGATCCGAAGCGTATATATTATCGAAAAAAAATGCAAGACAAGATTAATCATAAAATGGAAACTCTCAGTCCGCGTGATGCTAGAATAATTAAAGATTTTTTTGGATTCGGTGATACGGACAAAGGCAAAAATTTTGCTGAAATAGCTCGTGAAATCGGGCTTTCACGGGAAAGAGTCAGACAGATCTTTAAGCAAATCATTGAAGAAATGCGGGAAGAAACTGTTGATGAAGTAGATATTGATTATTTACTCGATTTATAA
- a CDS encoding valine--tRNA ligase, protein MEKIYNPNQIEQKWYKFWLENNLFRADANSKKQPFTIVIPPPNVTGILHMGHVLNNTLQDIMVRYKKLQGYETLWLPGTDHAGIATQNVVERELQKEGKTRYNIGREKLVEMIWKWKEENGSKIISQLKKLGASCDWQRERFTMDQGLSKAVNEVFIRLYEKKLIYKGKYIINWCPRCETALSDDEVDYEDKQSHLWYINYPIKDTKNKFITVATTRPETMLGDTAVAINPTDERFKHLIGKTVIIPLVEREVPIIADDFVEKAFGTGCVKVTPAHDPNDFEMGRRHNLKQILIMDEKGIMNKNAGETYNGLDRFACRKKVVKDLQDLNLLNKIEDYQHSVGHCYRCKTVIEPYLSTQWFVKMKPLAKPAIEVVKNGMIKFQTPRWEKVYYNWLENIHDWCISRQIWWGHRIPAYYCNDCGKTIVSAEIPENCPECGSKSFTQETDVLDTWFSSWLWPFSTMGWPQKTAELEYFFPTDVLVTDPGIIFFWVARMVMASLEFTKNIPFKNVYIHGTVLDEKSIKMSKSLGNSPDPLDVIEQFGADAIRFSMVFNTPKGENVVYTDSLIETGRNFANKVWNAARFIFMNAEKVEGIPEKNKFKLELSDKWILSRLNKAVAQIIADYEEYRFKDTTHRLYDFFWNEFCAWYLELIKDRFYNSDDRDSQQTAKYIMLNILDNSLRMLHPVMPFLTEEIWQRLKSFFPEANKKSIMLTEFPKKLTNRDFDKDAEDMELIIKTIIGIRSIRKDMNIPLGKKVNIFIKSANETVRNILLDNHRYLKLMAKIDKFEVGNEIEKPYKSITTVIENNEIFMPLEGVIDVDKEVERLNVKLDKINKILDKVGSKLKNRKFLNNAPAEIVQREKDNQKELTDIADKLQSNISRLKG, encoded by the coding sequence ATGGAAAAAATTTATAACCCTAACCAAATTGAACAAAAGTGGTATAAATTCTGGTTGGAAAACAACCTTTTTCGTGCTGATGCAAATTCAAAAAAACAACCGTTTACGATCGTAATCCCGCCGCCAAATGTTACCGGCATTTTGCACATGGGTCATGTTCTCAATAATACTTTACAAGATATTATGGTTAGATATAAAAAATTGCAGGGATACGAAACTTTGTGGTTACCCGGAACAGATCACGCCGGAATTGCTACCCAAAATGTGGTTGAACGCGAATTGCAAAAAGAGGGAAAGACCCGCTACAATATCGGAAGAGAAAAACTGGTTGAGATGATTTGGAAATGGAAAGAGGAAAATGGAAGCAAAATAATTAGTCAGCTGAAAAAATTAGGTGCGAGTTGCGATTGGCAGCGGGAAAGATTCACAATGGATCAAGGACTTTCAAAAGCTGTCAATGAAGTTTTTATCCGTCTTTATGAAAAAAAATTAATCTACAAAGGAAAATACATTATTAACTGGTGCCCGCGCTGCGAAACTGCTCTTTCCGATGACGAAGTGGATTATGAGGACAAACAATCCCACCTCTGGTATATTAATTATCCAATAAAAGATACCAAGAATAAATTTATTACGGTTGCCACAACCAGACCGGAAACAATGCTCGGCGATACTGCTGTAGCAATCAATCCTACTGATGAAAGATTTAAACATTTGATCGGAAAAACTGTAATTATCCCACTTGTTGAACGAGAAGTTCCCATAATTGCAGATGATTTTGTGGAAAAAGCATTTGGTACCGGCTGCGTAAAAGTTACTCCTGCTCACGATCCAAACGATTTCGAGATGGGACGCCGACATAATCTGAAACAAATTCTGATTATGGACGAAAAAGGAATAATGAACAAAAATGCAGGTGAAACTTATAACGGTTTAGACCGATTTGCTTGCAGAAAAAAAGTTGTTAAAGACTTGCAAGACCTGAATCTTCTAAATAAAATTGAAGATTATCAGCATTCGGTTGGTCATTGTTATCGCTGCAAAACAGTTATAGAGCCATATCTTTCCACCCAGTGGTTCGTCAAAATGAAACCTTTGGCAAAACCTGCTATTGAAGTTGTAAAAAATGGAATGATCAAGTTCCAAACTCCAAGATGGGAAAAAGTTTATTATAACTGGCTGGAGAATATTCACGATTGGTGCATTTCCCGTCAAATTTGGTGGGGACACAGAATCCCTGCTTATTATTGTAATGATTGTGGCAAAACCATTGTATCCGCAGAAATTCCGGAAAATTGCCCCGAATGTGGTTCAAAATCGTTTACACAAGAAACTGATGTTCTGGATACATGGTTCTCATCCTGGCTTTGGCCATTCTCAACAATGGGCTGGCCCCAAAAAACCGCTGAATTAGAATATTTCTTCCCAACCGATGTTTTGGTTACTGATCCGGGAATTATCTTTTTCTGGGTTGCCCGAATGGTTATGGCTTCTCTGGAATTCACGAAAAATATTCCATTTAAAAATGTTTACATTCACGGAACGGTGCTCGATGAAAAAAGTATAAAAATGTCAAAATCACTCGGCAATTCACCAGATCCGCTTGATGTTATCGAACAATTCGGAGCTGACGCAATTCGATTTAGCATGGTTTTCAACACTCCAAAGGGTGAAAATGTAGTTTATACCGACTCCCTTATAGAAACCGGCAGAAACTTTGCGAATAAAGTCTGGAACGCTGCTCGTTTTATTTTTATGAATGCAGAAAAAGTCGAAGGAATTCCCGAAAAAAATAAATTCAAATTGGAACTTTCCGACAAGTGGATCTTATCACGTTTAAACAAAGCGGTTGCTCAGATCATCGCTGATTATGAAGAATATCGCTTTAAAGATACAACCCATCGTCTTTATGATTTTTTCTGGAATGAATTCTGCGCCTGGTATCTGGAATTAATTAAGGATAGATTCTACAACTCGGACGACCGTGATTCCCAACAAACCGCAAAATATATAATGCTTAATATCCTTGATAACTCTTTGCGAATGCTTCATCCGGTAATGCCTTTTCTTACTGAAGAAATCTGGCAAAGATTGAAATCATTTTTTCCGGAAGCAAACAAAAAATCCATTATGCTGACCGAATTTCCAAAAAAATTAACCAATCGCGATTTTGATAAAGATGCCGAAGATATGGAACTGATCATCAAAACTATAATCGGAATCAGAAGCATCAGAAAAGATATGAATATCCCGCTTGGAAAAAAAGTAAATATTTTTATAAAATCTGCGAATGAGACCGTTCGCAATATTTTACTTGATAACCATCGTTATTTAAAGTTAATGGCAAAAATTGATAAATTTGAGGTTGGCAATGAAATTGAAAAACCCTATAAATCTATTACTACTGTAATTGAGAATAATGAAATTTTTATGCCTTTGGAAGGCGTAATAGATGTGGATAAAGAAGTTGAAAGACTTAACGTAAAATTAGATAAAATCAATAAAATTCTGGACAAAGTCGGAAGCAAATTGAAAAATCGGAAATTTCTTAATAATGCTCCCGCTGAAATTGTTCAGCGAGAAAAGGATAACCAAAAAGAGCTAACAGACATTGCGGATAAATTACAATCCAATATTTCAAGGCTCAAAGGTTAA
- the tig gene encoding trigger factor has protein sequence MKSSLEKVSECKRRLIVTVSSETANDDYKKVIRKYSKQVNIPGFRKGKAPTSMIEQMYGEGLKSGFIEEYAPTYYLKAIGIKIKENGVSPIGQGTLEDWSWKDKKDLELKFTFEVKPRVELKNYDNLEIEFVPKKVTKKMIDEKLEELQKDYSYTEEKDSPAEKFDKIFYTVQKFGTSENTVDSKKEYPYLVGSGQLGAQFDNDLIGKKSGDAVKSTILTPSSNRDEKPASTDIELTITSVKKIILPKLDDEFAKDASDFDTLASLKKDIKSSLELSIEEENEESVIKLILQKLIDENKFEVPESLIENYLSDMMKQQGAQKMDEQQINQFKQSYKQLAIMQFKQFFIMEKLRELEKIVLTDEEIEEEIKKSAEAMNMELESYKKLYKKKIEDEEFKQTIINEKIIKKIGKRAKFVKPKKKEKKIKEQNHEAEKGK, from the coding sequence ATGAAATCAAGTTTAGAGAAAGTTAGTGAGTGTAAAAGAAGATTGATTGTTACAGTATCATCGGAAACAGCAAATGATGATTATAAAAAAGTAATTCGAAAATATAGCAAACAGGTAAATATTCCCGGATTCAGAAAAGGCAAGGCACCTACTTCTATGATCGAACAAATGTATGGTGAAGGATTGAAATCAGGTTTTATCGAAGAATATGCTCCAACATATTATCTGAAAGCTATCGGAATCAAAATAAAAGAAAATGGAGTCTCACCTATTGGTCAAGGTACACTCGAAGATTGGTCATGGAAAGATAAAAAAGATTTGGAGCTAAAGTTTACTTTTGAAGTGAAACCAAGGGTTGAATTAAAAAATTACGATAATCTTGAAATTGAATTTGTCCCTAAAAAAGTTACAAAAAAAATGATTGATGAAAAATTAGAGGAACTTCAAAAGGATTATTCATACACCGAAGAAAAAGATTCTCCTGCTGAAAAATTTGACAAAATCTTTTACACAGTTCAAAAATTTGGCACAAGTGAAAACACTGTTGATTCAAAAAAAGAATATCCCTATTTAGTCGGTTCAGGGCAATTAGGCGCACAGTTTGATAATGATCTAATCGGAAAAAAAAGCGGAGATGCTGTTAAATCTACTATTCTAACGCCATCGTCTAATCGGGATGAAAAGCCTGCATCCACTGATATTGAACTAACAATAACAAGCGTGAAAAAAATCATTTTGCCAAAATTGGATGATGAATTTGCTAAAGATGCCAGTGATTTTGATACACTTGCAAGCCTAAAGAAAGACATTAAAAGCAGTCTAGAATTATCTATAGAGGAAGAAAATGAAGAGTCCGTAATAAAATTAATTCTCCAAAAATTGATTGATGAAAATAAATTTGAAGTTCCTGAGTCCTTGATTGAGAATTACTTGTCTGATATGATGAAGCAGCAGGGTGCTCAAAAGATGGATGAGCAGCAAATAAATCAATTCAAGCAAAGTTACAAGCAATTGGCAATAATGCAATTCAAACAATTTTTTATTATGGAGAAACTTCGGGAGTTGGAAAAGATAGTATTGACTGATGAGGAAATTGAAGAAGAAATTAAAAAGTCCGCCGAAGCAATGAACATGGAACTTGAATCATACAAAAAATTGTATAAAAAGAAAATCGAAGACGAAGAATTTAAACAAACAATAATTAATGAAAAAATTATTAAAAAAATTGGAAAAAGAGCCAAGTTTGTTAAACCGAAGAAAAAGGAAAAAAAGATTAAAGAACAAAATCATGAAGCAGAAAAAGGAAAATAA
- the clpP gene encoding ATP-dependent Clp endopeptidase proteolytic subunit ClpP, whose protein sequence is MSLIPMVIEHSGKSERAYDIYSRLLKDRIIFVGPVLNDVVANTIIAQLLHLEAEDPKNDIFMYINSPGGIVSSGLAIYDTMQYINPDINTICIGQAASMGALLLASGTAGKRSALPNSRIMIHQPLGAAQGQASDIEIQAIEIMKIKKTLNRILKKHTGQILKKIEKDSDRNFWMDSEEAKNYGLIDKVIFKRE, encoded by the coding sequence ATGTCATTAATTCCAATGGTTATCGAACATTCGGGAAAATCCGAAAGAGCATACGATATTTATTCCAGACTACTAAAAGACAGAATCATCTTCGTTGGTCCAGTTTTAAATGATGTAGTCGCAAATACGATAATTGCCCAACTTCTTCATTTAGAAGCGGAAGACCCGAAAAATGATATTTTTATGTATATAAATTCACCCGGTGGTATTGTCTCCTCCGGACTGGCAATTTATGATACAATGCAATACATCAATCCTGATATAAACACGATCTGCATTGGACAAGCAGCAAGTATGGGAGCACTTTTACTCGCTTCCGGTACTGCCGGCAAGCGCTCTGCTCTTCCCAATTCCAGAATTATGATCCACCAACCATTAGGCGCAGCACAAGGGCAAGCTTCCGATATTGAAATACAGGCAATTGAAATAATGAAAATCAAAAAAACGCTTAATCGAATACTTAAAAAACACACCGGACAAATTCTGAAAAAAATCGAAAAAGATTCTGACAGAAATTTTTGGATGGACTCTGAAGAAGCAAAAAATTATGGCTTGATTGATAAAGTTATATTTAAGAGGGAATAG